In Chryseobacterium lactis, a single genomic region encodes these proteins:
- a CDS encoding urease accessory protein UreE, translating into MNIIQPVVIDEVKTDENRSDCQEVLELEWFENKKQKLTRATSSGLVLELRLPHQQEWQQGDLLYSNGKLVATISIKDCLTICFPAKNDQDAADFCYFIGNQHLPVFLIGIQEFAVPYDGRLYEQLSLRYNGRIELRDTQLLSTQSLRHLTKNKAHEN; encoded by the coding sequence ATGAATATCATACAACCGGTCGTAATAGATGAAGTAAAAACAGACGAAAATCGAAGTGATTGCCAGGAAGTCTTAGAACTCGAATGGTTCGAAAATAAAAAACAAAAGCTGACCCGGGCTACATCCTCCGGGTTGGTTTTGGAACTAAGACTGCCCCATCAGCAAGAATGGCAGCAGGGAGATCTTTTATACAGTAATGGCAAATTGGTTGCTACAATCAGTATCAAAGACTGTCTTACCATCTGTTTTCCTGCAAAAAATGATCAGGACGCTGCAGATTTCTGTTATTTCATTGGCAATCAGCATTTGCCTGTATTTCTAATCGGAATACAAGAATTTGCAGTTCCGTATGACGGTCGTCTCTACGAACAGCTCTCGCTAAGATATAACGGACGTATTGAATTGAGAGATACTCAGTTGCTATCCACTCAATCACTACGTCATCTGACAAAAAATAAAGCACATGAAAATTAA
- the hypB gene encoding hydrogenase nickel incorporation protein HypB: MSTANPKSLGNRVGSVQCDNTTLHLLKANDFVAKAIRERLKDVCVINVCSSPGSGKTTLMQETGKRLAQDLNISILVGDPETERDAIRMREAGINALQIVTGGMCHIEAQMILQALDHIELEGVDLLFIENVGNLLCPSAFDLGEDYRVTLLASTEGDDKPKKYPRMFLTSELMLVSKADLLPYVPFSVEAVTKDAHEVNPNLEVMTISTLNGDGIDEWCNWLKEKVKLKKASALQED, translated from the coding sequence ATGTCAACAGCTAATCCAAAAAGTTTAGGAAACCGCGTAGGTTCGGTTCAATGTGATAATACCACTCTTCATTTATTAAAAGCCAATGATTTTGTGGCTAAAGCCATCAGAGAGCGTTTAAAAGACGTTTGTGTCATCAACGTCTGCTCATCTCCGGGATCCGGAAAAACAACGCTGATGCAGGAAACAGGAAAACGTCTTGCGCAGGATCTAAATATTTCAATTCTTGTAGGCGACCCGGAAACAGAGCGTGATGCAATCCGTATGCGTGAAGCAGGAATTAATGCTCTTCAAATTGTAACCGGCGGAATGTGCCATATTGAGGCACAGATGATTTTGCAGGCTTTAGATCATATCGAACTGGAAGGTGTTGATTTACTGTTTATAGAGAATGTAGGAAACCTTCTCTGCCCGTCTGCCTTTGACCTGGGAGAAGATTATCGGGTTACCCTTCTGGCGTCTACCGAAGGGGATGATAAGCCTAAAAAATATCCACGTATGTTTTTAACAAGTGAACTGATGCTTGTATCAAAAGCAGATTTACTTCCTTACGTTCCATTCTCGGTGGAAGCGGTGACGAAAGATGCTCATGAAGTAAACCCGAACCTTGAAGTCATGACCATCAGCACCTTAAACGGAGACGGAATTGATGAATGGTGCAACTGGCTGAAAGAGAAAGTAAAATTGAAAAAAGCAAGTGCTCTTCAGGAAGATTAA
- a CDS encoding hydrogenase maturation nickel metallochaperone HypA/HybF, translating to MHELSIVKDIFDTLESHYDAKVEDIQQVQVTAGLLSNVQPVLIQNAFDAFITDHPYYQEMELEVLVNDIIAHCERCDKDFQVRYHTFVCDDCGTPSAHIVQGNELFISKVIFKQKDH from the coding sequence ATGCATGAATTAAGTATAGTGAAGGATATTTTTGACACCTTGGAATCTCATTATGATGCCAAAGTAGAAGATATTCAGCAGGTTCAGGTAACGGCAGGACTGCTTTCCAATGTTCAGCCTGTCCTCATCCAGAACGCATTCGATGCCTTTATTACCGATCATCCATACTATCAGGAAATGGAACTTGAGGTTCTTGTAAATGATATTATTGCCCATTGTGAACGGTGTGATAAGGATTTTCAGGTCAGGTATCATACGTTTGTCTGTGACGACTGCGGAACTCCTTCCGCCCATATTGTTCAGGGTAATGAACTCTTTATCTCAAAAGTAATTTTTAAACAAAAAGACCATTAA
- a CDS encoding GNAT family N-acetyltransferase — protein MNDLILKSNRLTLRTFKESDVSNVHEMLLKPEITAFNPTSYADDEKETQALIDAWRSESEAQQNRKKFTFLIETTIDFTFAGIIGIDLIKLHYKNAETWYKLSPEVWGKGYATEALERIIQFGFEDLKLHRIEAGCAVDNIASYKVMEKSGMIREAHRRKLLPLKNGWSDNYEYAILEEDYFSK, from the coding sequence ATGAACGACCTTATATTAAAATCAAATCGGTTAACCTTACGTACATTCAAGGAGAGTGATGTTTCCAATGTACATGAAATGCTTTTAAAACCAGAAATTACGGCATTCAATCCCACTTCATACGCCGATGACGAAAAGGAAACCCAAGCATTGATAGATGCCTGGAGGTCAGAATCAGAAGCCCAACAGAACCGGAAAAAGTTTACTTTTTTAATAGAAACCACCATCGACTTTACATTTGCAGGTATCATCGGAATTGATCTTATTAAGCTTCATTACAAAAATGCAGAAACATGGTATAAGCTTAGCCCTGAAGTCTGGGGAAAAGGATATGCAACAGAAGCCCTTGAAAGAATTATTCAGTTTGGTTTTGAGGATTTGAAACTCCATAGAATTGAAGCAGGCTGCGCTGTTGACAATATTGCCTCTTATAAAGTTATGGAAAAATCCGGAATGATAAGAGAAGCACATCGCAGAAAACTGCTTCCACTAAAAAACGGTTGGAGTGATAATTATGAATATGCTATTCTTGAAGAGGATTATTTTTCAAAATAA
- a CDS encoding Crp/Fnr family transcriptional regulator, whose protein sequence is MDKSSINNYFHSLFSIKDEVVEKITEKFNRFELKANAVVLDQNVISTKTYFLEKGYVRSYILNEDNEEITTNIYAAPCFVNDFLSFFRQQPTKEIYQTITDCVFWETGLENVQDNFHNIPEFREFSRLLFVLNYYKIHDRLIEMASQKASTRYFNLMKKDPDIFQHVPLKIIASYLGIKDSSLSRIRKDIHKM, encoded by the coding sequence ATGGATAAATCATCGATCAACAATTATTTTCATTCCTTGTTCAGTATCAAAGATGAGGTGGTTGAAAAAATTACCGAAAAATTCAATCGTTTTGAGCTGAAAGCAAATGCCGTTGTACTGGACCAAAATGTAATCAGTACCAAAACCTATTTTCTGGAAAAAGGGTATGTCCGGTCTTATATTTTGAATGAAGATAATGAAGAGATTACAACAAATATTTATGCTGCACCGTGCTTTGTGAATGATTTTTTATCGTTTTTCAGACAACAGCCTACCAAAGAAATATATCAAACCATCACAGATTGTGTTTTTTGGGAAACGGGCCTGGAAAATGTTCAGGATAATTTTCACAATATCCCTGAATTCAGAGAATTTAGCCGCCTTCTTTTTGTACTTAATTATTACAAGATTCATGACAGGTTGATAGAAATGGCCAGTCAGAAAGCTTCAACGAGATATTTTAACCTGATGAAAAAAGATCCTGACATTTTTCAGCATGTTCCACTGAAGATTATTGCTTCCTATCTCGGAATCAAAGACAGTTCGCTGAGCCGGATCAGAAAAGATATCCATAAAATGTAA
- a CDS encoding ketopantoate reductase family protein produces MNKKHIVIVGLGGVGGYFGFKINQTNETSEKYFVSFVARGETYEKVKKDGLILLSPEHARQQTCPNALEQNIADIKNPDLVLICVKEYDLENVCTQLLSVINKETILLPMMNGADIYERIRKIIPENVILPTCIYVASHIKEKGTVEHKGKPGKMIVGRDPEHFSTDVKWVTDVLEESKIDFDCKDNSLIDIWTKFFFIASFGLVTAKHNSSIGTVYTDEQQKQEATEIMKEMKLIADKKEIHLQDDIIEKTFEKAATFPFETPTSLQLDIHSGKKDNELELFAGAILKYGTELRISTPYTQKIYMKIKEI; encoded by the coding sequence ATGAACAAAAAACATATTGTCATTGTTGGATTAGGAGGTGTAGGCGGATATTTTGGCTTTAAAATAAATCAGACCAATGAAACCTCAGAAAAGTATTTCGTTTCCTTTGTGGCCAGAGGAGAAACCTACGAAAAGGTAAAAAAAGACGGATTAATCTTACTTTCTCCGGAACATGCACGCCAACAAACATGTCCCAATGCTCTTGAGCAAAATATTGCAGATATAAAAAATCCTGATCTGGTTCTGATCTGTGTTAAAGAATATGATCTTGAAAACGTGTGCACACAGCTTTTATCTGTCATTAATAAAGAAACTATACTTCTTCCTATGATGAACGGAGCGGATATCTACGAGAGAATCAGAAAAATAATTCCTGAAAATGTTATTTTGCCTACCTGCATTTATGTAGCTTCTCATATTAAAGAAAAAGGAACTGTAGAACATAAAGGAAAGCCCGGGAAAATGATTGTAGGACGTGATCCGGAACATTTTTCAACGGATGTGAAATGGGTTACCGATGTACTTGAAGAAAGCAAAATTGATTTTGATTGTAAAGACAATTCACTAATCGATATCTGGACTAAGTTTTTCTTTATCGCAAGTTTCGGGCTGGTAACCGCAAAGCATAATTCGTCAATCGGAACAGTGTATACCGATGAACAGCAGAAACAGGAAGCCACTGAAATTATGAAAGAAATGAAGCTGATTGCAGATAAAAAAGAAATTCATCTTCAGGACGATATCATTGAAAAAACATTTGAAAAAGCAGCCACATTTCCTTTTGAAACCCCAACGTCTTTACAGTTGGATATTCATTCAGGAAAAAAAGATAATGAGCTGGAGTTGTTTGCCGGGGCCATTTTAAAATACGGAACTGAATTGAGAATATCTACTCCTTATACCCAAAAAATTTATATGAAGATTAAAGAAATCTAA
- a CDS encoding alpha/beta fold hydrolase, whose amino-acid sequence MKTILLFLALLPAMWSAQTDVQKLKKEYSQLTEKSSYGNNPKAGQYYDVNGIKMYCETYGQGQPLLLIHGNGGSIVDFSKQIPFFSKHYKVIVADSRAHAKSLDKGDALTYEMMSDDYAELLNKMKIDSALVIGWSDGGINGLLLSIRHPEKVKKLIVTGANLRPDSSAVETDIYKRVSANYAEFKKQMAVKKNKKDLDYTVLKYKRLLSEQPNINTKDLHQIKIPVLVIGGDYDVIKPEHTLEIFRNIPKANLWILPDSGHSTLVVYTDEFNAKADTFFKTKFRTIRDRDREF is encoded by the coding sequence ATGAAAACGATATTGTTATTTCTCGCCTTATTACCCGCCATGTGGTCTGCCCAAACGGATGTTCAAAAGCTTAAAAAAGAATATAGCCAACTTACGGAGAAGTCCAGTTATGGAAATAATCCAAAAGCAGGGCAATATTATGACGTCAATGGGATAAAAATGTATTGCGAAACCTATGGCCAGGGTCAGCCTTTACTGCTGATTCACGGAAATGGCGGTTCAATCGTTGACTTTTCTAAGCAGATTCCATTTTTTTCAAAACATTATAAAGTAATTGTAGCTGACAGCAGAGCACACGCAAAATCATTAGATAAAGGAGATGCATTGACTTATGAGATGATGTCTGATGATTATGCTGAGCTGCTGAACAAGATGAAAATTGATTCCGCCCTGGTTATTGGCTGGAGTGATGGCGGAATTAACGGTCTTTTGCTAAGTATAAGGCATCCTGAAAAGGTGAAAAAGCTAATTGTCACGGGTGCTAATTTACGTCCGGACTCTTCTGCCGTAGAAACCGATATCTACAAAAGAGTCAGTGCCAATTATGCTGAATTTAAAAAGCAAATGGCCGTTAAGAAAAATAAAAAAGATCTGGATTATACGGTTCTCAAATACAAAAGATTATTAAGCGAACAGCCCAATATCAATACAAAAGATCTTCATCAGATTAAAATCCCTGTTCTTGTTATCGGTGGAGATTATGATGTGATAAAACCGGAACATACCCTGGAAATATTCAGAAATATACCCAAAGCCAATCTATGGATTCTACCAGATTCAGGTCACAGTACTTTGGTTGTATATACCGATGAATTTAATGCTAAAGCTGATACTTTCTTTAAAACGAAATTCAGAACAATCAGGGATAGAGATCGGGAATTTTAA
- a CDS encoding 4Fe-4S dicluster domain-containing protein → MAIKITDACINCGACEPECPNSAIYEGAIDWRWQDKTKLSGKVTFPDGTEVDANAFNEAYSDEVYYIVSGKCTECKGFHEEPQCKAVCPVDCCVDDPDHRESEEVLLDRQKFMHGS, encoded by the coding sequence ATGGCTATAAAAATAACGGATGCCTGTATCAATTGTGGCGCCTGTGAACCGGAATGCCCCAATTCAGCCATCTATGAAGGTGCCATCGACTGGCGTTGGCAGGATAAAACAAAGCTTTCGGGAAAAGTAACTTTCCCTGATGGAACGGAGGTAGATGCCAATGCTTTTAATGAGGCTTATTCCGATGAGGTGTATTATATTGTATCCGGAAAATGTACCGAATGTAAAGGCTTTCATGAAGAACCACAATGTAAAGCCGTTTGTCCGGTAGATTGTTGTGTGGATGATCCTGATCATCGTGAATCGGAAGAGGTATTATTAGACCGACAGAAATTCATGCATGGCTCCTAA
- a CDS encoding NADPH-dependent FMN reductase yields MKAIIFNGSLERRAESTSGFISGYFAESLQLLGFQTDIFTLADSGIPLFDVTLTKTPLAVERMTQMFTDADLHIWLAPLYHGSIPGVMKNCLDWLEVTANRYEPYLTDKTVGLICWADGLQAMQGINAMDAIAKSLRAWPLPFSVPIVKSALFDSSHPTEISSLYAGKFDKLISIATTKRIEKLS; encoded by the coding sequence ATGAAAGCAATCATATTTAACGGATCCCTGGAAAGAAGAGCGGAATCTACCTCAGGATTTATTTCCGGTTATTTTGCCGAAAGTCTTCAGCTATTGGGCTTTCAAACGGACATTTTCACCCTTGCCGATTCCGGAATTCCATTGTTTGATGTCACCCTTACTAAAACGCCTTTGGCAGTAGAGCGTATGACACAGATGTTTACAGATGCTGATCTTCACATCTGGCTCGCTCCCCTTTATCACGGAAGTATTCCGGGAGTGATGAAAAACTGCCTGGACTGGCTTGAGGTTACAGCTAACCGGTATGAACCCTATCTTACTGATAAAACAGTAGGGTTAATATGTTGGGCAGACGGGTTGCAGGCCATGCAGGGAATCAATGCGATGGACGCCATTGCCAAATCATTGCGGGCATGGCCGCTTCCCTTTAGTGTTCCTATTGTTAAATCTGCCTTATTTGACAGCAGTCATCCAACAGAGATATCATCTCTTTATGCAGGAAAGTTTGATAAGCTGATCAGCATAGCAACGACCAAAAGAATTGAAAAACTATCATAA
- a CDS encoding DUF2480 family protein: protein MNQEIFINKAKASGIIALDLLDYKPCTEIVELDIKDHLFMGMIVKEKEFKESIASVDFSVYNEKAVGIICSTDAIIPPWAYMLLMEKLSPYAVYVDLNSAKAVLLDLWKRRLTYADLKHFKDQKVVVRANADHDSSLYLLAAWLLKPIVKSLMYGEIGLPKVIFKK, encoded by the coding sequence ATGAATCAGGAAATTTTCATCAATAAAGCAAAAGCTTCGGGTATTATTGCCCTTGATCTTTTAGACTATAAACCTTGTACGGAAATTGTAGAACTGGATATTAAAGATCATCTTTTCATGGGAATGATTGTGAAAGAGAAAGAATTTAAAGAATCAATTGCTTCAGTGGATTTTTCCGTGTACAACGAGAAAGCAGTAGGAATTATCTGTTCTACGGATGCAATTATTCCACCCTGGGCTTATATGTTACTCATGGAAAAATTATCACCTTATGCTGTCTATGTTGATCTGAACAGTGCCAAGGCAGTTCTTCTTGATCTGTGGAAACGCCGTCTCACGTATGCCGATCTTAAGCATTTTAAAGATCAGAAAGTGGTAGTCAGGGCAAATGCAGATCATGATTCTTCTTTGTATCTGCTGGCAGCCTGGCTTTTGAAACCCATCGTTAAGAGTTTGATGTATGGAGAAATAGGTTTGCCTAAAGTAATTTTCAAAAAATAA
- a CDS encoding superoxide dismutase, with protein sequence MKPFTLPQLAYAYDALEPFIDKETMTIHHQRHHQAYVDNLNAALEQTNETNPDLDSLLQRISEYSPAVRNNGGGHYNHSLFWEIISPQPKLTPNGKLNDAITTTFGSLEDLKAEMKKAGLGQFGSGWVWLYVKFNGSLAVSSTPNQDNPMMDILSMNRGFPILGIDVWEHAYYLAYQNKRADYLDSFWSVLDWSAVERKYEEALSKIR encoded by the coding sequence ATGAAACCGTTTACCTTACCTCAATTGGCTTATGCATATGATGCTTTGGAACCATTTATCGATAAAGAAACAATGACTATTCACCACCAACGTCATCATCAGGCTTATGTTGATAATCTGAATGCTGCTTTGGAACAAACCAACGAAACAAACCCTGACTTGGATTCTTTGCTTCAGAGAATAAGCGAATACAGTCCGGCAGTAAGAAATAACGGAGGTGGTCATTACAATCATTCTTTATTCTGGGAAATTATTTCTCCGCAACCCAAACTGACTCCGAACGGTAAGTTGAATGATGCTATCACAACAACTTTCGGAAGCCTGGAAGATCTTAAAGCCGAAATGAAGAAAGCCGGTCTTGGGCAATTCGGATCCGGCTGGGTCTGGCTGTATGTGAAGTTCAACGGTTCACTTGCTGTAAGTTCTACGCCTAATCAGGATAATCCGATGATGGATATTCTTTCCATGAACAGAGGTTTTCCGATTCTTGGAATTGATGTGTGGGAGCATGCGTACTATCTGGCTTATCAGAATAAGCGGGCAGACTATCTTGATTCATTCTGGTCTGTTCTCGACTGGTCAGCCGTAGAAAGAAAATATGAGGAAGCACTTTCAAAAATCAGATAA
- a CDS encoding helix-turn-helix transcriptional regulator: MKKPAADRILMFLKMRGEASSLLIAEELSITKEGARKHLLNLAQEGLIEPIVKSEGVGRPSTYYILTDKGMSQFPDTHAEVTVQLLKSVKNLLGENALDLLISDREKNTHDRYEKEISKTKSLEQRLDVLAKVRSKEGYMAEWKKEGKDYFLIENHCPICAAATECQGFCRAELSNFQSLIGKDYQVERVDHIVSGGQRCVYKITQ; the protein is encoded by the coding sequence ATGAAAAAGCCGGCAGCAGACCGTATTCTGATGTTTTTGAAGATGAGGGGCGAGGCGAGCTCGCTTCTTATTGCTGAAGAATTATCCATCACCAAAGAAGGTGCTAGAAAGCATTTACTGAATCTTGCTCAGGAAGGACTTATCGAACCAATCGTGAAGAGTGAAGGGGTAGGCCGTCCGTCAACCTATTATATACTTACTGATAAAGGGATGTCTCAATTTCCGGATACCCATGCTGAAGTAACGGTTCAGCTCTTAAAATCTGTAAAAAATCTTTTAGGAGAAAATGCACTGGATTTATTAATCAGTGATCGTGAAAAAAATACCCACGACCGATATGAGAAGGAGATTTCGAAGACAAAATCTTTGGAGCAGCGTCTCGACGTTTTGGCAAAAGTCCGCAGTAAAGAAGGATATATGGCAGAATGGAAAAAAGAAGGGAAAGACTATTTTTTAATAGAAAACCATTGTCCGATCTGTGCTGCAGCAACCGAATGTCAGGGATTCTGCCGTGCCGAATTATCTAATTTCCAATCTCTGATAGGGAAGGACTACCAGGTTGAAAGGGTAGATCATATTGTTTCCGGTGGTCAACGTTGTGTTTACAAGATCACTCAATAA
- the hxpB gene encoding hexitol phosphatase HxpB: MALQAVIFDMDGVLVDSEGFWAQAELDVFSSYGVQVTEELAANTKYMTTREVTEFWYERFPWENLDVASVEQKVITRVIEYIQSEDCTMSGVQGFIKDLKSKDYKIGLATNAPLQVADAVLEKLQVRDLFDTVHSSEFETQGKPHPAVYLTSAKNLGVPPEHCIAIEDSHSGLLAAKGAGMKTIVFTNNDESIDFDNADFRILNFEQTLLPLFG, translated from the coding sequence ATGGCATTACAGGCAGTAATATTTGATATGGACGGGGTTCTCGTTGATTCCGAAGGTTTCTGGGCACAAGCAGAACTGGATGTATTTTCTTCTTATGGAGTTCAGGTAACCGAAGAGCTGGCGGCAAACACAAAATACATGACAACCCGGGAAGTTACTGAATTCTGGTATGAAAGATTTCCGTGGGAGAACCTGGATGTTGCTTCAGTAGAGCAGAAAGTCATTACCAGAGTGATCGAATATATACAATCAGAAGACTGTACGATGTCTGGTGTACAGGGCTTTATTAAAGATCTTAAAAGCAAAGACTATAAAATAGGATTAGCAACCAATGCCCCTTTACAGGTAGCAGATGCAGTTCTCGAAAAACTTCAGGTCAGGGATTTATTTGACACTGTTCATTCATCCGAATTTGAAACACAAGGAAAGCCTCATCCGGCGGTTTATTTAACTTCGGCAAAAAATCTTGGTGTTCCTCCTGAACATTGCATTGCTATAGAAGACAGCCATTCCGGATTGCTTGCTGCAAAAGGAGCAGGAATGAAAACCATCGTATTCACCAATAATGATGAAAGTATTGATTTTGATAATGCAGATTTTAGAATTTTAAATTTTGAACAAACTTTATTGCCTCTGTTTGGCTAA
- a CDS encoding T9SS type A sorting domain-containing protein, with protein MKKLYLGAYTLCAFWGLSAQEVVWQKDIKSSTQDFLSQVTTTIDQQYLITGSSIQSKSQSPNASSQRLNNGYDFHLVKLNQQGEQVWEKYFSGSNHDYLSATVTTQDGGFLLAGTSYSGKGLDKKEDSKGGSDIWLIRINEFGDELWQKTLGSSSDEEARAVIQTTDLGFFVAGSFVSAQDSKLKGYGSKDVLITRLDKDGKELSQLILGGRGLDEVEKMIPTKDGGALLGIYSRSTTISNQPSVMSNKEQSGTKSTSVATSYMPKASSNFGEGDYWIVKLDKNGKVEWEKNFGGKGDDHIRTLALTSSGFIIGGESRSERSGNKSVGIEDGTDLWLISLNERGDEQWQKSYNFGKRDILMGMNVIHSADDQSSKGILLGGYTQSEGRVEKDDETFWMLYLDGNGNEQWRKHVNGESRQKEERLADLKLNRDGSIILAGTSAKELGKENWKIIKLGDKQVDQLTPKYDIKIYPNPVSDYAYVEIGFDFKEADILLYDMSGRQLQSLKTKNKVTKINTQALVQGAYLVVIKTDSDKTANAKLIKK; from the coding sequence ATGAAGAAACTTTATCTCGGCGCATATACTTTATGTGCATTTTGGGGTCTGTCTGCCCAGGAAGTCGTTTGGCAAAAAGACATCAAATCCTCTACCCAGGATTTCTTAAGCCAGGTGACTACAACTATTGATCAACAATACCTTATTACAGGAAGTAGTATCCAGTCAAAAAGCCAATCGCCAAATGCCAGCAGCCAGCGGCTCAATAACGGTTATGATTTTCATTTGGTAAAACTCAATCAGCAAGGTGAGCAGGTCTGGGAAAAATATTTCTCAGGATCAAACCACGACTATTTATCAGCTACAGTGACCACTCAGGATGGTGGGTTCCTGCTTGCCGGAACTTCTTATTCAGGAAAGGGACTTGATAAAAAAGAGGATTCGAAAGGAGGATCTGATATCTGGCTGATCAGAATCAATGAATTTGGTGATGAGTTGTGGCAAAAAACATTGGGAAGCTCTTCGGATGAAGAAGCGCGGGCAGTTATTCAAACCACAGATTTGGGTTTTTTTGTTGCCGGATCCTTCGTCTCCGCTCAGGATTCCAAATTGAAAGGTTATGGTTCAAAAGATGTTTTGATTACCAGGCTTGACAAAGACGGAAAAGAACTTTCTCAATTGATTTTAGGAGGAAGAGGTTTAGACGAAGTGGAGAAAATGATTCCTACTAAAGACGGAGGAGCATTACTGGGAATCTATTCCCGAAGCACTACTATTAGCAATCAGCCATCAGTAATGAGCAATAAAGAGCAGTCTGGTACAAAATCGACCTCAGTAGCTACCAGCTACATGCCAAAAGCCAGCAGCAATTTTGGTGAAGGTGACTACTGGATTGTAAAACTAGACAAAAACGGAAAAGTTGAATGGGAAAAGAACTTTGGTGGCAAAGGTGATGATCACATCAGAACTTTAGCCTTAACATCAAGCGGTTTCATTATCGGTGGAGAATCCAGATCGGAAAGATCCGGAAATAAATCAGTAGGTATTGAAGATGGAACTGATCTGTGGTTAATCTCTTTGAATGAAAGAGGCGATGAGCAATGGCAGAAATCCTACAATTTTGGGAAAAGAGATATTCTAATGGGAATGAATGTTATTCATTCGGCTGATGATCAATCTTCAAAAGGGATTCTATTAGGCGGCTATACTCAGTCCGAAGGAAGAGTTGAAAAAGACGATGAAACCTTCTGGATGTTGTATTTGGATGGAAACGGAAATGAACAATGGAGAAAACATGTAAATGGAGAATCCAGACAAAAAGAGGAAAGACTGGCAGACCTGAAATTGAACAGAGACGGTTCGATTATATTAGCCGGAACCAGTGCCAAGGAATTAGGAAAGGAAAACTGGAAGATTATAAAACTGGGCGACAAACAAGTAGATCAGCTGACCCCGAAATATGATATCAAGATTTACCCAAATCCTGTTTCAGATTATGCTTACGTAGAAATCGGTTTTGATTTTAAAGAAGCGGATATTTTATTGTATGACATGAGTGGAAGACAGCTTCAGAGCTTGAAAACGAAGAATAAAGTGACCAAGATTAATACACAGGCTTTGGTGCAAGGTGCTTATCTGGTGGTGATAAAAACGGATAGTGATAAAACGGCAAATGCTAAATTGATAAAGAAATAA